A genomic segment from Tuwongella immobilis encodes:
- a CDS encoding ATP-dependent Clp protease adaptor ClpS yields the protein MSNPVTLPEQETDTQQKTRFAPRYHVVLLNDDDHSFEYVIFMMKKLFNHSEVRGFEIAQTVHLKGRAIVWTGALEVAELKRDQIHDFGPDPLIPRCKGSMSAELEPAE from the coding sequence ATGTCGAATCCGGTGACACTCCCGGAACAAGAGACCGACACCCAGCAGAAAACTCGGTTTGCTCCCCGGTACCATGTGGTGCTGCTCAATGATGATGACCACTCGTTTGAATACGTGATCTTCATGATGAAGAAGCTATTCAATCACTCCGAAGTTCGCGGCTTCGAGATTGCCCAGACGGTTCACCTCAAAGGGCGGGCGATCGTGTGGACGGGAGCGCTGGAAGTGGCGGAGTTGAAGCGGGATCAGATCCACGACTTTGGCCCCGATCCGCTGATTCCGCGGTGCAAGGGGTCGATGTCGGCCGAATTGGAACCGGCGGAATAA
- a CDS encoding peptidylprolyl isomerase encodes MDTSFGEITIELFEDKAPITVKNFLDYVEAKHYDGLIFHRVIPDFMIQGGGMAPGMVEKETKKPIKNESTNGLSNERGTLAMARTNVPDSATSQFFINVKDNNFLDKARSRDGVGYCVFGRVIKGMDVVDKIKEVPTGQKGVHGDVPVRDVVIKSVKKSS; translated from the coding sequence ATGGACACCTCGTTTGGTGAAATCACGATCGAACTGTTCGAAGACAAGGCCCCGATCACGGTCAAAAACTTCCTCGACTATGTGGAAGCGAAGCACTATGACGGGCTGATTTTCCATCGCGTGATCCCCGACTTCATGATCCAAGGCGGCGGGATGGCACCGGGAATGGTGGAAAAGGAAACCAAGAAGCCGATCAAGAACGAATCGACCAACGGGTTGAGCAACGAACGCGGCACCTTGGCCATGGCCCGCACCAATGTTCCCGATAGCGCGACCTCGCAATTCTTCATCAACGTCAAAGACAACAACTTCTTGGACAAGGCCCGCTCGCGTGATGGCGTGGGCTATTGCGTGTTCGGTCGCGTCATCAAGGGCATGGACGTGGTCGACAAGATCAAGGAAGTGCCGACCGGCCAAAAGGGCGTCCATGGTGATGTGCCGGTTCGGGATGTCGTCATCAAGTCGGTGAAGAAGTCGAGCTAA
- a CDS encoding SMP-30/gluconolactonase/LRE family protein, whose protein sequence is MPRLLLPSYALVTVFLLTTSLSAAPIVPADAKLEQLFKGGEFTEGPAQGPDGMIYFSDIGNRILRYDPKSGKTTEFRNPSGRSNGLKFDRFGNLIACEGANTGGRRRISKTDTQGNISTVAERYRGKRFNSPNDLTIDTAGRIFFTDPRYVGDEPLELASEDVYRIDQDGTVYQIITGISKPNGIVITPNRKTLYLALSSGAPEGKRQLVSFPLRDDGTVGKMTVLHDFGADRGIDGMAIDTEGRIYATAGKKDTAAIVIFSPTGKILEKIPLPEDPSNCCFGGEGNQLLYITTAAGSLFRIKLNTTGISQTDVPVK, encoded by the coding sequence ATGCCGCGCTTGCTCCTACCGAGTTACGCTCTTGTGACGGTTTTCCTGTTAACCACCTCGCTTTCGGCTGCCCCGATCGTGCCCGCTGATGCCAAATTGGAGCAGCTTTTCAAAGGTGGCGAATTCACGGAAGGTCCCGCCCAAGGGCCAGATGGAATGATTTACTTTTCCGATATTGGCAACCGCATCTTGCGATATGATCCCAAATCGGGAAAAACGACGGAGTTTCGCAATCCCTCCGGTCGGTCGAATGGTCTCAAATTTGATCGGTTTGGGAATCTGATTGCCTGTGAAGGGGCGAATACGGGTGGCCGTCGCCGAATTTCCAAAACGGACACTCAGGGGAATATCTCCACCGTTGCCGAACGCTATCGGGGGAAACGCTTCAATAGCCCCAATGATTTGACCATTGACACGGCGGGACGCATCTTTTTCACCGATCCCCGATATGTCGGCGATGAGCCGCTCGAACTCGCCAGCGAGGATGTTTACCGGATCGATCAAGATGGGACAGTTTACCAGATTATCACCGGGATTTCCAAGCCGAACGGTATTGTCATTACGCCGAATCGAAAGACGCTTTACCTGGCCTTGTCGTCCGGCGCACCCGAAGGCAAGCGGCAATTGGTGTCATTCCCACTCCGCGACGATGGGACGGTCGGGAAAATGACGGTGCTCCACGATTTCGGAGCGGATCGCGGCATCGACGGCATGGCCATCGACACCGAAGGCCGCATCTACGCCACCGCAGGCAAGAAAGATACGGCGGCGATTGTGATCTTTTCGCCGACCGGAAAGATTCTGGAGAAAATCCCCCTCCCGGAAGATCCCTCGAATTGCTGCTTCGGCGGAGAAGGCAACCAGCTTCTGTACATTACCACGGCGGCCGGTTCGCTCTTTCGCATCAAGCTGAATACCACCGGAATCTCACAGACCGACGTTCCCGTGAAGTGA
- a CDS encoding ABC transporter ATP-binding protein: MIELTDIRFRYPASPFELNIPRLTIAAGERVAMIGPSGSGKTSLLQLMAGLLTPQSGRITVLGQELTQLTEPERRAFRICRLGMVFQHFALIDYLSVRENILLPFRINPALKRPTDSEERLSRFAAKLGIAALLDRNVRRLSQGEQQRVAVCRAMVPHPEIVLADEPTGNLDPTIKEAVMDAIGQLCDDIGATLITVTHDHQLLPRFRRIIDFAELLRLDRSAPSTLADASASVSASPGGISS, translated from the coding sequence ATGATCGAATTAACCGATATTCGCTTTCGCTATCCCGCGAGTCCGTTCGAGCTGAACATTCCGCGGCTGACCATCGCCGCAGGCGAGCGGGTGGCGATGATCGGCCCCAGCGGTTCGGGCAAGACATCGTTACTGCAACTGATGGCGGGACTGCTCACGCCACAATCGGGCCGCATCACCGTGCTGGGGCAGGAGTTAACGCAACTGACCGAGCCGGAACGACGCGCCTTTCGGATTTGTCGGCTGGGCATGGTCTTTCAGCATTTTGCCTTGATCGATTATCTGTCGGTGCGCGAGAATATCTTGCTTCCATTTCGGATCAATCCGGCATTGAAACGGCCCACCGACTCCGAGGAGCGCTTGAGCCGATTCGCCGCGAAACTCGGAATCGCGGCGCTACTCGATCGCAACGTCCGGCGATTGTCTCAAGGTGAACAGCAACGGGTGGCCGTTTGTCGGGCGATGGTGCCGCATCCAGAAATCGTGCTGGCCGATGAGCCAACGGGGAATCTGGACCCGACCATCAAAGAAGCGGTGATGGATGCGATCGGCCAACTCTGCGACGATATTGGCGCAACGCTGATTACCGTCACGCACGACCATCAATTGCTGCCTCGATTTCGGCGCATCATCGATTTCGCCGAATTGTTGCGATTGGATCGCTCGGCACCATCGACGCTGGCGGATGCATCGGCATCAGTCTCCGCGAGTCCCGGGGGGATCTCGTCATGA
- a CDS encoding ABC transporter permease gives MSDVLFLAWHYLRAHRLQTLILGLAVALTLAIPASLWVVSQQGERSLTRRAEQTPILIGSRGSPLELVLNSLYFRTQVPQSLPFRESLQVQQSGLATAIPLYVRFRSQEHAIVGTTLDYFRMRSFRVGQGTAFQRLGDCVVGTRVARMRNVGPGDSLTSTPEQAFDVGGVYPLKMRVVGVLDPTGTPDDDAIFVDIKTAWVIEGLGHGHQDLTTPDVAPAAVLSREQGHVTAKGNAVPAYQEITDANLDSFHFHGDLAAFPITSVIAMPKDEKSATRLLGRYQSAESRLQAVEPVRVLQELLQTVVSVRSYALAALAMVAVVTAGLLVLIQALSLRLRERERRTLVQIGASTGRIRGMILAEAAGVLTFGLILAAALTGLFAQFGAQAVQLWLTRGT, from the coding sequence ATGAGCGACGTTCTTTTCTTGGCGTGGCATTATCTGCGGGCCCATCGACTTCAGACGTTGATTTTGGGGCTGGCAGTGGCGTTGACGCTGGCGATTCCGGCGAGTCTGTGGGTGGTGAGCCAACAGGGGGAGCGCTCCTTGACCCGCCGAGCGGAGCAGACGCCCATTCTCATCGGTTCGCGTGGAAGCCCGCTGGAATTGGTGTTGAATTCCTTATACTTCCGCACGCAAGTGCCGCAGTCGCTGCCGTTTCGGGAATCGCTCCAGGTGCAACAATCGGGGCTGGCAACCGCCATTCCGCTGTATGTGCGATTCCGCAGTCAGGAACATGCGATCGTCGGTACGACGTTGGACTATTTCCGGATGCGCAGCTTTCGAGTCGGGCAGGGGACTGCCTTTCAGCGACTGGGCGACTGTGTCGTTGGCACCCGAGTCGCCCGGATGCGGAATGTCGGCCCCGGCGATTCGCTCACGTCCACTCCCGAGCAGGCGTTTGACGTTGGCGGCGTCTATCCGCTGAAAATGCGTGTCGTTGGTGTGCTCGACCCCACTGGCACACCCGACGATGATGCCATTTTCGTGGACATCAAAACCGCGTGGGTGATTGAAGGCTTGGGGCATGGCCACCAGGATTTGACGACGCCCGACGTGGCACCTGCTGCCGTGCTCAGCCGCGAGCAGGGGCATGTCACTGCGAAGGGTAACGCGGTTCCGGCCTATCAGGAAATCACGGATGCGAACCTCGATTCGTTCCATTTCCATGGCGATCTCGCCGCGTTTCCGATTACTTCCGTGATTGCGATGCCCAAGGATGAAAAATCGGCGACTCGGCTGCTGGGCCGCTATCAATCGGCGGAATCGCGGTTGCAAGCCGTGGAGCCAGTGCGCGTGTTGCAAGAATTGTTGCAAACGGTGGTTTCGGTGCGGAGTTACGCCCTGGCAGCGTTGGCGATGGTCGCGGTGGTGACGGCTGGGCTGTTGGTGCTGATTCAGGCGTTGTCGTTGCGATTGCGGGAACGCGAGCGGCGAACTTTGGTGCAAATTGGGGCCAGCACCGGACGAATTCGCGGGATGATTCTCGCCGAGGCTGCCGGCGTCTTGACATTTGGATTGATTTTGGCGGCGGCGTTAACGGGGTTATTTGCCCAATTCGGTGCCCAGGCCGTTCAACTGTGGTTGACCCGTGGGACGTGA
- a CDS encoding metal ABC transporter substrate-binding protein → MWRSLAMMWLVGCAVGCGTSAPPTNKPGKPQVYVVNDPLRSFATTIGGQWVDVHFPIPADEDPDFWKPDAATLSAYQSADLILLNGATYGKWLTHAPLPQAVQVDTSSAFASKFIAIEGSVTHSHGAAGEHSHSGTASLTWLDLRQAKQQAEAVGIALTGILPETAHPEIHERTQKLVATLNELDAQMETLVTGNRAVKCVGSHPVFQYWARRYGVTLPTVHWEASDVPNKDAIAELEAILKTHPATWMIWESDPNPEAVQLLEKRGIRSVTFHTLGDKSDGPSFVERMQANLKALQPVFAR, encoded by the coding sequence ATGTGGCGCAGTTTGGCCATGATGTGGCTCGTGGGGTGCGCGGTGGGTTGTGGCACTTCTGCGCCACCGACGAACAAACCCGGGAAACCGCAAGTCTATGTTGTGAACGATCCCTTGCGATCCTTTGCGACGACGATCGGCGGGCAATGGGTGGATGTGCATTTCCCGATTCCCGCCGATGAAGATCCCGATTTCTGGAAGCCCGATGCGGCGACGCTGAGCGCGTATCAATCTGCGGATTTGATTTTGCTCAATGGGGCGACATATGGCAAATGGCTCACCCATGCCCCGCTTCCTCAGGCAGTGCAAGTCGATACCTCGTCAGCGTTTGCGTCCAAATTCATCGCCATTGAAGGTTCCGTGACTCATAGCCACGGCGCGGCGGGGGAGCATTCGCATTCCGGGACGGCATCGCTCACCTGGCTCGATCTGCGGCAAGCCAAGCAACAGGCGGAAGCGGTCGGGATCGCGCTGACGGGGATACTTCCCGAGACGGCTCACCCGGAGATTCACGAACGTACCCAGAAGCTCGTTGCAACGCTCAACGAACTGGATGCGCAAATGGAAACGCTCGTCACCGGCAATCGTGCGGTGAAATGTGTCGGATCGCATCCCGTCTTCCAATATTGGGCGCGACGGTATGGCGTGACTTTGCCCACGGTTCACTGGGAGGCCAGCGATGTGCCGAACAAGGACGCCATCGCGGAATTGGAAGCCATTCTCAAGACGCATCCCGCCACGTGGATGATCTGGGAATCCGACCCGAACCCCGAGGCGGTTCAGTTGCTCGAAAAACGGGGCATTCGCAGTGTCACGTTCCACACATTGGGCGACAAAAGCGATGGCCCGTCGTTTGTGGAGCGGATGCAAGCCAATCTGAAGGCATTGCAACCCGTGTTTGCTCGCTGA
- a CDS encoding M90 metallopeptidase family protein, with amino-acid sequence MRIPHVCGLILYALFFPNLVVAEAPAKPTSHTTRKIEGWTVRIDDRLLDGPDSQIGTEAIRLLEGQLHTIRFVVPTDRVKQLQRVTIQLDATYDTLRPAQYHPSVDWLAGKGYDRNLARCVHIPNARDFANPRHHREQPFVLMHELAHAYHDQVLNFDNPKIAAAFQEFRKKPAYQKTLHINGSRTRHYALTNPKEFFAEMTESYFGQNDFYPFNSAELKEGEPELFELLESIWGKLP; translated from the coding sequence ATGAGGATTCCGCACGTTTGTGGGTTGATTTTGTATGCACTGTTCTTTCCGAATCTGGTGGTTGCGGAAGCACCGGCTAAGCCGACGTCGCACACCACGCGGAAAATCGAAGGATGGACCGTGCGAATTGACGACCGCCTGCTGGATGGGCCGGATTCGCAGATCGGAACCGAAGCGATTCGCTTGCTGGAAGGGCAATTGCATACGATCCGGTTCGTCGTGCCGACGGATCGCGTGAAGCAATTGCAACGGGTGACCATCCAGCTCGATGCGACGTATGACACGCTGCGACCAGCACAATATCATCCGAGTGTCGATTGGCTGGCGGGGAAAGGCTACGATCGCAACTTGGCCAGATGTGTGCATATTCCGAATGCACGGGATTTCGCCAATCCCCGGCATCATCGCGAACAGCCATTTGTGCTGATGCATGAGTTGGCGCATGCGTATCACGATCAAGTGCTGAATTTCGACAACCCCAAGATTGCAGCGGCGTTCCAGGAGTTTCGCAAGAAACCGGCCTACCAGAAGACGCTACATATCAACGGGAGTCGAACGCGGCACTATGCACTGACCAACCCGAAGGAATTTTTCGCCGAAATGACGGAATCGTATTTCGGGCAGAATGATTTCTACCCGTTCAACAGCGCGGAACTGAAGGAAGGCGAGCCGGAATTGTTCGAATTGCTGGAATCGATCTGGGGCAAATTGCCGTAA
- a CDS encoding cis-3-hydroxy-L-proline dehydratase — protein MRIREIAVYRIDLPLREGRYNWSGGKGVSVFDSSIIRIETDTGHVGWGEVCPLGPFYLPAYAAGVRSGIAELGPHLLGYDPCELGVLNLRMDAALKGHAYVKSAIDMACWDILGKVAGLPVCQLMGGRYSESVLLYRAISQESPDAMAAKVAGYRAEGYRRFQLKVGGDPDVDIQRIHAVAAQLQPGDRLVADANTGWRRHDAMRVVRAVRDVDVYIEQPCLTYEECLSIRRHTDHPFVLDEVIDSVDMLLRAHADLAMDVVNLKISKLGGLTKARQARDLCASLGVAMTLEDSWGGDIVTAAISHFAQSCPPEVFFTATDFNSYTTVQFAADAPQRINGTLRAPESPGLGVTPNEALLGNPLIRVTESGVMA, from the coding sequence ATGCGGATTCGTGAGATTGCGGTGTATCGCATCGACCTTCCCTTGCGGGAGGGGCGATACAATTGGTCGGGTGGCAAAGGAGTTTCGGTATTCGATAGTTCGATTATTCGAATCGAAACCGACACGGGCCATGTAGGCTGGGGTGAAGTCTGTCCGCTGGGGCCGTTTTACCTGCCGGCGTATGCTGCGGGGGTGCGGTCGGGGATCGCCGAACTCGGGCCGCATTTGCTCGGATATGATCCGTGTGAATTAGGCGTGTTGAATCTTCGCATGGATGCTGCGCTCAAGGGGCACGCCTATGTGAAATCGGCCATCGATATGGCATGCTGGGACATTCTCGGGAAAGTCGCAGGGTTGCCGGTCTGTCAATTGATGGGCGGGCGATATTCAGAATCGGTGCTGCTGTATCGAGCGATTTCGCAAGAGTCGCCGGATGCGATGGCTGCGAAGGTAGCCGGCTATCGTGCCGAGGGGTATCGCCGATTCCAGTTGAAAGTCGGGGGCGATCCCGATGTGGATATCCAACGGATTCACGCGGTAGCGGCTCAGTTGCAACCCGGCGATCGCTTGGTGGCGGATGCCAATACCGGCTGGCGGCGTCATGATGCCATGCGCGTCGTGCGGGCGGTGCGGGATGTGGATGTCTACATTGAACAACCCTGCCTCACCTATGAAGAATGTTTGAGCATTCGTCGACACACGGATCATCCATTTGTGCTGGATGAGGTCATCGATTCGGTGGATATGCTCCTGCGAGCGCATGCCGATTTGGCCATGGACGTGGTGAATCTCAAAATCAGCAAGTTGGGTGGGCTGACGAAAGCCCGTCAAGCACGCGATTTGTGCGCAAGCCTAGGCGTGGCCATGACTTTGGAAGATAGTTGGGGCGGCGATATCGTCACAGCCGCGATCAGCCACTTTGCCCAAAGTTGTCCGCCCGAGGTGTTCTTCACCGCGACGGACTTCAACAGTTACACCACCGTTCAATTCGCCGCCGATGCTCCCCAACGGATCAACGGCACCCTCCGCGCTCCGGAATCCCCCGGCCTGGGTGTCACACCGAACGAAGCGTTGCTGGGCAATCCGCTCATTCGCGTCACCGAATCGGGAGTGATGGCATGA
- a CDS encoding DNA polymerase Y family protein — protein sequence MRRAIGHLDADSFYVSSERVRDPFLKDKPVGVLGNNGACVIARSYEMKAMGVRVGEPIWDAIKRCPDGIYVKRDFPWYEVLSRQMLDETCRRSPLVEYYSIDEFFFLVEPYPIERMERLAQSIRDDIFQKTRLPVTVGLARSRTLAKLLTDTYKPFGAVAMLRPEEERALLMRLPVTAICGIAERRAKRLAMYNIRTCWDLAQMSRSLVRQLLTVTGEIIWRELNGEPVTPIQAERPPHKMLSRGGSIGWPTNDRDIIFAWIVRNLERLIEELEFHRVRIGKLTLWLNYADGDGPDTIGEHTFETVTDRFDLLLDAARTAWLRSWRTGARVVRMQLIGTHLRRSGLVQQSLFEQPNPQQVALSQVKQQINQKLGRFKLRSGATLPLREIYRDESCNYDICDVRGKICF from the coding sequence ATGAGGCGTGCAATCGGTCATTTAGATGCGGATTCCTTCTATGTCTCCTCGGAACGGGTGCGTGATCCGTTTCTGAAAGACAAGCCAGTTGGGGTATTGGGCAACAATGGTGCCTGTGTGATTGCTCGCAGTTATGAGATGAAAGCCATGGGCGTTCGGGTGGGCGAACCGATCTGGGACGCCATCAAGCGCTGCCCAGATGGGATTTACGTGAAACGCGATTTCCCCTGGTACGAGGTGCTCAGCCGGCAAATGCTGGATGAGACCTGCCGACGGTCGCCGTTAGTCGAATACTATTCGATTGATGAGTTTTTCTTCCTCGTCGAACCGTATCCCATCGAACGGATGGAACGGCTGGCGCAATCCATTCGGGACGATATTTTCCAGAAAACGCGGCTGCCCGTGACCGTTGGTTTGGCCCGATCTCGCACCCTGGCCAAGCTACTCACCGACACCTACAAGCCATTTGGAGCGGTGGCCATGCTACGCCCGGAAGAGGAACGGGCCTTACTCATGCGGCTGCCGGTGACGGCGATTTGTGGAATCGCCGAGCGCCGCGCCAAACGATTGGCAATGTACAATATCCGCACCTGCTGGGATCTGGCCCAAATGTCGCGCTCGTTGGTCCGCCAATTGCTCACCGTCACCGGCGAAATCATTTGGCGGGAGCTTAACGGCGAACCCGTTACCCCCATCCAAGCCGAACGCCCTCCCCACAAGATGCTTTCCCGCGGCGGGAGCATCGGTTGGCCTACCAATGACCGCGATATTATTTTTGCTTGGATTGTTCGCAATCTGGAACGACTCATTGAAGAATTGGAATTTCATCGCGTCCGCATCGGCAAGTTGACGCTCTGGCTCAATTATGCAGATGGCGATGGCCCGGATACCATCGGAGAACACACCTTTGAAACCGTTACCGATCGATTTGATCTGCTCCTAGACGCCGCTCGAACCGCGTGGCTGCGCTCCTGGAGAACCGGAGCCCGCGTTGTTCGCATGCAGTTGATTGGCACCCACTTGCGACGCAGCGGATTGGTCCAACAAAGCCTGTTCGAGCAGCCCAATCCACAGCAAGTCGCCCTGAGCCAAGTGAAGCAGCAAATCAACCAAAAGCTCGGTCGCTTCAAACTGCGGAGCGGCGCCACCTTACCACTACGCGAAATTTATCGCGATGAATCGTGCAACTACGATATCTGTGATGTGCGCGGGAAAATCTGTTTTTAA
- a CDS encoding DUF1559 family PulG-like putative transporter — MVAKIENVVPMRPLPSRLGMTLIELLVVIGILGILIGLSLPGIQAIRSSSTKLACQNNLKQIGLAIHAFHDRRGFFPQGPPAGTIDLNVHSPLSWRVLILPELGYPTEGMQAIDALKMEPVDPFVSPPHQGLSLVIKPYVCPADGRLFSSLTNPVGIRAAFTDYIGLRGGRGFEGVLGLSSKIRMSDILDGTTNTLICGERPPPDTLQAGIWYTWLSPEPGNGFRFGPDELIHTVSPVAVPPGDSCVGGIPNAFGPGRPANECDRYHLWSLHSGGANFLFADGSCRYLNYSVNDLLPALSTRAGGEPVSLP; from the coding sequence ATGGTTGCAAAAATCGAAAATGTTGTTCCAATGCGACCATTGCCTTCTCGTCTTGGGATGACGCTAATCGAATTACTTGTTGTTATTGGAATTCTTGGGATTTTAATTGGCCTGAGTTTACCAGGCATCCAGGCAATTCGTTCCTCATCTACCAAACTTGCTTGTCAAAATAATCTCAAACAGATCGGCTTAGCGATTCATGCATTTCATGATCGCCGAGGCTTCTTTCCTCAGGGACCTCCTGCGGGGACTATCGATCTGAATGTTCATTCTCCGCTAAGTTGGCGAGTCCTGATTCTCCCTGAGTTGGGGTATCCTACTGAAGGAATGCAAGCCATTGACGCATTAAAAATGGAACCCGTTGATCCATTCGTCTCCCCTCCGCATCAAGGTCTTTCACTTGTCATCAAACCGTATGTTTGTCCCGCGGATGGTCGATTGTTTTCATCCCTCACCAATCCTGTGGGCATCAGAGCAGCGTTCACGGATTACATTGGATTGCGAGGGGGTAGAGGCTTTGAAGGTGTTTTAGGACTCTCGAGCAAAATCCGCATGAGTGATATTCTGGATGGAACGACAAATACGTTGATTTGTGGAGAACGACCACCACCTGACACCCTTCAAGCTGGGATTTGGTATACCTGGTTATCCCCCGAACCAGGTAACGGGTTCCGATTTGGACCTGATGAACTCATCCATACCGTTTCTCCGGTCGCAGTACCGCCTGGTGATTCTTGTGTTGGAGGAATTCCCAATGCGTTTGGTCCAGGACGACCGGCGAATGAATGTGATCGATATCACCTTTGGAGTCTTCATTCGGGTGGGGCAAATTTTCTTTTTGCAGACGGCTCTTGTCGATATCTCAATTACTCCGTGAATGACCTCCTTCCCGCTCTTTCAACTCGAGCTGGCGGAGAACCTGTCAGTTTGCCCTAA
- a CDS encoding outer membrane lipoprotein-sorting protein, whose product MFIFLSLFSLAPASESFEQIRSNHQNAVSGIVTLQCKINIEYSPAQQNIFNEEALVISDTASNRTLIKHRIGTTSNTILVRDNLIRRLTSDSKRAIETEGLISNSDMPIDCDPWAYSLITLYGPTRFRSPLNDIFSHKDTSINSVRDDLINGHRVKIVELEHTRARLTISFDTSNDYLIRQVRLVDQSVDATSTVLEFTQSNNRYFPKRVEISNSKNNSTCKVTFSDIKINQPLKSQSFEFRFPPGILVTDLVRNDLFRTNNSGEPTLVAKNKQGQRLTLSQSEPVESDQSMLNSTKFASTSEAFDLTAPIIFIFSFLVLILGMVLFAVQRSKKAKS is encoded by the coding sequence GTGTTTATTTTCCTGTCATTGTTTAGTCTGGCACCTGCCTCAGAATCATTTGAGCAAATTCGATCAAATCACCAAAATGCTGTATCAGGTATTGTTACACTCCAATGCAAAATAAATATCGAATACTCCCCTGCTCAGCAAAATATCTTTAATGAAGAGGCGCTTGTCATATCTGACACTGCCTCCAACCGCACACTCATTAAACACCGAATCGGGACTACTTCAAATACAATCCTCGTCCGTGACAACTTAATTCGGCGGCTGACATCCGACTCGAAACGAGCCATCGAAACTGAGGGACTGATCTCAAATAGTGATATGCCTATCGATTGTGATCCCTGGGCATACTCACTGATAACGTTGTACGGTCCAACCCGATTCCGATCTCCACTCAATGATATATTCTCGCATAAAGACACATCAATAAATTCGGTTCGGGATGATCTAATAAATGGCCACCGAGTTAAAATCGTTGAGCTGGAGCACACTCGTGCAAGATTAACGATTTCCTTCGACACATCAAACGACTATCTTATCCGTCAAGTTCGACTTGTCGATCAGTCTGTTGATGCAACCTCTACAGTCTTAGAATTTACCCAGTCGAACAATCGGTATTTCCCGAAACGTGTCGAGATTTCAAACTCGAAGAACAATTCGACATGCAAAGTCACTTTTAGTGACATAAAAATCAATCAACCATTGAAATCGCAAAGTTTTGAATTTCGTTTTCCTCCTGGTATTCTTGTCACGGATCTGGTTCGCAATGATCTCTTTCGGACAAATAATTCAGGGGAGCCAACACTTGTCGCAAAAAACAAACAAGGTCAGCGACTAACTCTTTCACAAAGTGAACCAGTTGAATCTGATCAGTCGATGTTGAATTCCACTAAATTTGCTTCGACTTCAGAAGCCTTCGACCTCACTGCGCCAATCATCTTCATTTTTTCGTTTCTCGTTTTAATTCTCGGGATGGTACTCTTTGCCGTCCAGAGATCAAAGAAGGCGAAGTCTTAA